In Rhizobium sp. ARZ01, a genomic segment contains:
- a CDS encoding sugar kinase — protein MAGRLLSIGECMVELMQADGGLMRKSFAGDTFNTAYYARLFLPADWSVDYFTAVGTDMISEEMLAFIKQHGIGTDKIARIDDRSPGLYMIHLNDGERSFSYWRSASAAKLLARDPDRLRHAVEASDIIVFSGITLAILPPEDVDTLLSELRRAKAAGKLVAFDPNIRPRLWDSAERMRETISDGARAATLVMPSFDDEATHFGDTSISETIARYRALGVADLVVKDGADGATLAFGETNTHVPSAKVEMIVDTTSAGDSFNGGFLAGYVVTGDAPSSARFAAELAAAVIQHHGALVAKDKLPPAIG, from the coding sequence ATGGCAGGACGGTTGCTCTCCATCGGCGAGTGCATGGTGGAACTCATGCAGGCGGACGGCGGCCTGATGCGAAAGAGTTTCGCAGGCGACACCTTCAACACCGCCTACTACGCCCGCCTGTTCCTGCCTGCCGACTGGTCCGTCGACTATTTCACGGCCGTCGGAACCGATATGATTTCCGAGGAGATGCTGGCCTTCATCAAGCAGCACGGCATCGGCACGGACAAAATCGCACGCATCGATGACCGCTCACCCGGCCTCTACATGATCCACCTGAATGATGGAGAGCGAAGCTTCTCCTACTGGCGATCGGCCTCGGCGGCGAAACTGCTCGCACGCGATCCAGATCGCCTGCGTCACGCGGTCGAGGCCTCCGACATAATCGTGTTTTCCGGCATTACGCTGGCGATCCTGCCGCCGGAAGATGTCGACACGCTACTTTCCGAACTTCGCCGCGCCAAGGCAGCCGGCAAGCTCGTTGCCTTCGACCCCAACATTCGCCCGCGGTTGTGGGACAGCGCCGAGCGCATGCGCGAAACGATCAGCGATGGCGCGCGTGCAGCCACGCTCGTGATGCCGAGCTTCGACGATGAAGCAACCCATTTCGGCGATACGTCGATCTCGGAAACCATCGCGCGTTACCGCGCGCTCGGTGTCGCGGACCTCGTCGTCAAGGATGGCGCAGACGGCGCCACGCTGGCCTTCGGCGAGACGAATACCCATGTCCCTTCTGCCAAGGTCGAGATGATCGTCGATACGACCAGTGCCGGCGACAGCTTCAACGGCGGCTTCCTCGCCGGCTACGTCGTGACCGGAGACGCCCCCTCCTCGGCCCGCTTCGCCGCAGAACTGGCCGCCGCCGTTATCCAGCATCACGGCGCGCTGGTGGCGAAGGACAAGCTGCCACCCGCGATCGGGTAA
- a CDS encoding type II toxin-antitoxin system prevent-host-death family antitoxin encodes MLTVNMLDAKTNLSKLVSDVETGVEKEIIIARNGRPAARLVPIATEKKGHKRLGLMAGKFPKMALEDFDALDDEVATLFGTRPE; translated from the coding sequence ATGCTTACCGTCAACATGCTCGACGCCAAGACGAACCTTTCCAAACTCGTAAGCGACGTTGAGACTGGCGTCGAAAAGGAAATCATTATAGCGCGGAACGGTCGCCCTGCCGCACGCCTGGTGCCGATTGCCACTGAGAAAAAAGGACACAAGCGCCTCGGCCTCATGGCTGGCAAGTTCCCGAAGATGGCGCTTGAGGATTTCGATGCACTCGATGACGAGGTCGCCACGCTGTTCGGCACCAGACCGGAATGA